The genomic segment CGAGCAGAGCTTGGGCAATACTGATTTTCTTTTTCATTCCGAATGAAAATGATTTGATTTTTTGTCTGGCAACATTCGGCAACCCGACTTGTTCAAGTAACTTTTTTAACTCGGTCGCATTTCTACTATCACCTTTAAGTGCCGCCATGTACTTCAAAAAATCAAGTGCCTTCATGTGTTGATAGAGGTTTGACGTATCCGGCATGACCCCGATTTTCATTTTAATTGCATCCATATTGTGATGCGATTCCCCTAAAATCGTAAACGAACCACGCGTCGGTTGGGTGATACCGGTCAAGATATGAATGAACGTCGACTTGCCGGCGCCATTTCGACCTAAAAAACCAAAAATTTCCCCTTGCTTGACGCGGAGTTGAATTCCTTTCAAGACATCCTTTGTCGCATACTGCTTATGTAAGTCACGGACTTCAATTGCTACCATCGTTACAAATCCTTTCTGTAAAACATAAAGTATGCCACTGTGAGAAACAGTAAACCAAGTAAAAATGGAACAATGAGATACCCGCCCGATTCAACGACATAATAATACGGTAAAAGATACTTAAAGGGCAGTAAGTACCAGTTGTTCGAAAAAGCAGCCCAAAACCCGAGGACGGGACAGAGAATACCCAATAGAATTCCGAAGAACATCGTCATGCCCGGCCGAGTCAGAACTGTCGACAACAAGACGTTTAAGCAAGTAATGAAGAACAGGACTGTGATGACGATCAGGTAATCAAGAAAAAATGTGGACTTGGCATAGAGTGTTACAACAAAAAAACTGATGGAAATCGAACAAACCCAAAACAAAAAAGATCCTAGAAACTTACCAGCGATGATGTTGAAACGGGACGTTTTGCTGACGAGCAGGCGAATCGTTTGATCATCGAGTTCTCGATTCACGATGTCATGCGAGACGGCGAAGACGAACAGAAAACCTAAAAAGAAAATTAAAAACTTGATACTTGATGTATAGGCAGAGTCATTGCCTCCATCTCCTAACAGTTCTGGATGATTGGCAAGATAAGTGGCAGTCAAAAAGGAGGTTAACGTAAAAAATAGGACGATTGCGACGGACTTAAAACTTTTAATCGTCTGGAAAAATTCATTTCGAATGATTGGAATCATAGTTTGCTCCTTCTAAGTAAGGTTTAGTGGGGACAAGATGTGTGAGTATATTATGTAAAAGTAATATCCTGATTTCATCTGGAATAAGTGTATCATAAGCATTAATCATTAGGGATAAATTACCACTTTTCATTTTTCCAAAACTACATACTGCTTTTAAAATGGAATATGTTATAGTAAGTAAGTTAAAAAATACCATCTGTTCATGGGGGGAGTATGGAATGACTGTACGGAAAAATATCGTCTATAACGTCTTATTCAATGAGACGCGGGATCAGCTGTTGATGGTCAAAAACATCGGCCCGTCGTATTCGTACTACACGTTACCGGGCGGGACGGTCGAAGCAGGGGAGACCTTACCGGAAGCCGCGATTCGCGAAGCGAAGGAAGAGACCGGTTTTGACGTCGAAGTCGGGGACCTGTTACACGTCAGTGAAGCCTTTTTCCCGCAAGTCGACGAACACTGCCTGTTCTTTTTTTTCACGGCGGAAATCGTCGGTGGTGTCATCGGGACCGTCTTCCCGGATGAAATCGAAGACATCACATGGGTTTCGATTCCGGACGCCGTCCGCTACATGCGGCTCGAGCCGGAGTATGAACACATCTTGACGAAACAACAAACGGTGCCGTATATCTTTAACGGGCAAATTACACATTAACGGAGGGAAAG from the Exiguobacterium oxidotolerans JCM 12280 genome contains:
- a CDS encoding NUDIX domain-containing protein, which produces MTVRKNIVYNVLFNETRDQLLMVKNIGPSYSYYTLPGGTVEAGETLPEAAIREAKEETGFDVEVGDLLHVSEAFFPQVDEHCLFFFFTAEIVGGVIGTVFPDEIEDITWVSIPDAVRYMRLEPEYEHILTKQQTVPYIFNGQITH
- a CDS encoding ABC transporter permease, with amino-acid sequence MIPIIRNEFFQTIKSFKSVAIVLFFTLTSFLTATYLANHPELLGDGGNDSAYTSSIKFLIFFLGFLFVFAVSHDIVNRELDDQTIRLLVSKTSRFNIIAGKFLGSFLFWVCSISISFFVVTLYAKSTFFLDYLIVITVLFFITCLNVLLSTVLTRPGMTMFFGILLGILCPVLGFWAAFSNNWYLLPFKYLLPYYYVVESGGYLIVPFLLGLLFLTVAYFMFYRKDL